The Desulfosoma caldarium nucleotide sequence ACTCACGCTTCCAAAAAATGCTTTCTGCTCGCTCTCGCCTGGGCGCGCAATCGCGTATCCATGCACTTGGATTCCGCTATTAAAGCTCGGACCGCGAGAACAAGGTGCCATGCATGAGAGACTTCACGTTCATGCTTTACGAGGTAATGCCATGGGCGCCTGCTTGCCAGGCAACTCTTGCTGACCGCGAAAGAAAAATTTTCCCCCCATCATGGCCCTTTCCCAAAAGCACACCTTTTAACATATTGTCTCTACTAATTTTTTATCTCGCTTTCTTCCTGGCATCGACCTTGCTCTGAGCCACTTGTGGAATGCTTGAAAAACTCAGCCCTTCGGTCCCGATGGGTTTTTGTGCGGCTCTCTAAGTTTCCTTTTGCCGGAGCCCCCCGGGGTTCGCCACGGGTTTGAGGATCAAAAGACTATTAGATGCGGCTGGATCAAAGAAGCCACCAAGAATCAAGGATCTTGACGCATTTTAAATCTAAACCTCGAAAGAGAGGACTCTCATGAAGGGACTGCCCGTCGGTCGAGCAGAGTTTGTCAGTCGCTTTCTTTCCAAGGAAAGACAAAGGCTAAGTCGTTCCATTGAGTCTTCATCTTTTGCTGCCGAAATGCAGCTACAAAAGCGGCGGATGAGCATGCCTTTATTCCACGCCGCGCAGCTCCCCTTGAAGGTGCGTCACAAACCAGCGGCCTCCCAAGAACTCCGTGGAGGGTCTTCGGTGAATGCGCGGCGCATCATCGGCGCGGATACAGCCGAAAAGCCGCATTTGGAAATCGCCGATCCTCTGTTCCTTCAGGAAATACTTGCCCTTTTTCACGTCAGGGCGGATCAAACCAAAAAGGCCGCCACTCTCACGGGCGACGAAGGCGCCTTGGCGCTTGAGGAGCTCATTAAGATGCTCGAGCAGGGCACCAGCAACGGCCTTGATAACCTCGGGGAAGAGCAGGTGAGCGCCGACGAGTTTCGAAAGCTTCTTCAAGCCCTTCGCTGGTCTGACAATAAACACAAAGCGGTACCCCATGCGGATCATCTCACCCTGAATGCCGTCTATGACCGAAACGCTCTGGTGGAAACCTTGAAAGAACTTCTGGCAGAGGCAGAAGCGCAACAGGCTGCTCTCCACAACGCTCAAGAGCAGTCCACAAGTCTTTCACCGACAAACGACCGAGGAAATTTGGTGAACGTCTTCGGTCCCGGCGGCATGGTCAATGCCACGGAAGAAGATTTCATGCCGATTTCCGAACACACACCTTTCAGCCTGTGGGGCACTTCCCAAGACTCGGAAACAACTCGTGCGTCCAATCCGGAAACCTCTCGTGAACGAGAGGCGGCCGATGGCCAGGACAAACCGCGCAGCGCAGCGCTCCATTTCAGCGACCCCAAGAGCCTCCAAAACCGCGAAGCTAATGGCCTAGAGGTTTCCCAATATGATTTCGTGGCTGCGGAAGCGATGCCGCCTGCCGCGCCGGCATGGTTCAGCGAAATCAAATCACAGGCTCCTCAGGCCTCTACTCAAAACCTCGGTTTAGCACAACACGGCTCATCGCACCCCCGAAACGCCCTTTTCAACGTCGCCAATTCGCTGAACACTGAGGTTTTTTCAGTGCCTGAAACCTTCTCCATCCCATTCAAACCGGTGCTGAGAAAGCAAGTCAACGAGCACGTTTTCGCGGCCCAGGGGTTAAGCATTAACGAAAGGTCTTCGGAAATCCTGGAAAACACGACCACTTTCCAGGGACACCAATCGACCGCCTGGCCTATCATTTCCTCTAATACCTTGGGTGAGTCGTGGAAAGATGCTTTGCAACCACTAGACATGCTTCCCGAAGAAGCGGTTCAAGACCTTTTTGAGGCAAAGCTCGTTTCCATGGGCACGGATTTCAATAGCCCGCATTCTTCAAGCGGCGACTCTCCCCCGTTTGGTAATTCTTCACAGGCTTTTCAGCAGAATTTCCCTCATTCATCGGCGCAAGGATCTTTTGGCCCGGCGGTCTTTTCACCTTTCTCGGTTCCCTCGACGGCTCTCGATCAGGCCGCCGAACCCGCGGCAACCTTATCCTTGGAACAGGCGCAGTGGCCCCTGGAATTGGCTGAAAAGCTCTCGCTTCTTTCACGCAGCGGCAAAAACTTCATGACCTTAAAATTGCAGCCCGAAAGCTTTGGTAAGATCACCGTCAGGGTCGAAACTCAAGGTACCCACGTTAGCACCCTGGTCCAAACCGAACATCCGGTGGTGCGGGAAATGTTGCAGAGCAATATAAGCTCTCTGCGGGATCTCCTGGCCGACCAAGGGTTGCAGTTGAGCCACTTTTCCGTAGATGTTCGCCACAGCAACACGCCTTTTTCTCATGAAGACAACACCCTTTGGGAGCCAAAGGCTCAATCGGCTTCCGTGACGGTTTCTTTACACGAAAAACCCGAGGAAACCCTTAACTCGCTGGATGTGCTGGACGGCGATCTCGCCGGGATTCTGAGCGTCCGTGTGTAGACAATAAAGGAGAAAGATCATGGCCGTGGCATCCGTCCCCGCCTTGACCCAAAAGGCCTTGGCCGCATCGGCCGCCAACTCGGTGGGTGGGCAAAATCTTTCGGACATGAATGCCTTTTTGATGCTGTTCACCACGCAGTTGCAGCATCAGGATCCCACCAACCCCATGGCGGCTTATGAAATGGCGGCCCAACTGGCCCAGTTCAGCACCGTGGAAAAACTCACTCAGGTGCACACTCTACTGCGAGAGCAAAAGGATTACTTGATATCCATCAATAACAGCCTGGGCGTGCAACTCCTTGGAAAAAACGTCGTGGCGCAAGACGACCAGCTTTACGTGAAAGACGGGACGGTTTCTCGAGCCGGTTTTGATTTGGAAGCTCCGGCTCGCGTGCAAGTAACTATCACCGATAGTGCCGGCAAATCGGTGCGCACTTTGTCTTTGGGATCCGTGGAGGCCGGCCGCCAGGAATTCACTTGGGATGGCAAGGACGACCAAGGCAAAGCGGTGCCTAACGGAATCTACACCTTTTCGGTGGAGGCCACGAACACGTCTGGGGAATCCATGGCCGCGCAGCCTTTGGTCAGGGGTGAGGTTTTCGGACTCGTCATGGAACAAGGGGTCAATTACGTGGTCTTGGAACACAGTGGAGGACTCCGCGTGCCGGTCAGCTTCATCACCACCATAGAAACAGCGCCGAATTCCGGGGAAACGACCCCAGAGGCGGCCACGTAAAACATGGGGGACAATTCCGTCGCTTTTTCGACGAAATCAACCATTGATTCATAAGGAGGTCTATCATGGGAATCAGTCAAGCCATGAATATCGGCGTCAGCGGGCTCAACGCCAGCGCCACTGCCTTGACGGTAGTGAGCGACAACATCGCCAACGTGAACACCACGGCCTTCAAGAGCAACAGCGTGCGCTTTGGGGATTTGGTGGCCGGGTACTACTCCACCCTGTCCCAGGACTCGGACCGTGAAGGGTCGGGCACGGCCATCATGGGCATCGTCACGGAATTTGCGCAGGGTCCTCTTATCAGCACCACGCGCTGGTCGGATGTAGCCATCAACGGCGAGGGGTTTTTCAGCGTTCAGGTACCGGGAACGACCAATGTGTATTACACGCGGGACGGCAGTTTTCACATGGACAAAGACGGGTATCTGGTCAATGAATTGGGCTAT carries:
- a CDS encoding flagellar hook assembly protein FlgD, whose amino-acid sequence is MAVASVPALTQKALAASAANSVGGQNLSDMNAFLMLFTTQLQHQDPTNPMAAYEMAAQLAQFSTVEKLTQVHTLLREQKDYLISINNSLGVQLLGKNVVAQDDQLYVKDGTVSRAGFDLEAPARVQVTITDSAGKSVRTLSLGSVEAGRQEFTWDGKDDQGKAVPNGIYTFSVEATNTSGESMAAQPLVRGEVFGLVMEQGVNYVVLEHSGGLRVPVSFITTIETAPNSGETTPEAAT
- a CDS encoding flagellar hook-length control protein FliK; this encodes MAAEAMPPAAPAWFSEIKSQAPQASTQNLGLAQHGSSHPRNALFNVANSLNTEVFSVPETFSIPFKPVLRKQVNEHVFAAQGLSINERSSEILENTTTFQGHQSTAWPIISSNTLGESWKDALQPLDMLPEEAVQDLFEAKLVSMGTDFNSPHSSSGDSPPFGNSSQAFQQNFPHSSAQGSFGPAVFSPFSVPSTALDQAAEPAATLSLEQAQWPLELAEKLSLLSRSGKNFMTLKLQPESFGKITVRVETQGTHVSTLVQTEHPVVREMLQSNISSLRDLLADQGLQLSHFSVDVRHSNTPFSHEDNTLWEPKAQSASVTVSLHEKPEETLNSLDVLDGDLAGILSVRV